One segment of Solanum lycopersicum chromosome 1, SLM_r2.1 DNA contains the following:
- the LOC101258692 gene encoding lipoamide acyltransferase component of branched-chain alpha-keto acid dehydrogenase complex, mitochondrial → MICRKIYQGKLPNSVLRQTIFRWFQSSVETPVTPVTSTVSSGKRIQSQLHFLRIYTPPFCSYTKSNASFTLRGCGFSTQAALDIPVDGIIDIPLAQTGEGIAECELIKWFVQEGDQVEEFQPLCEVQSDKATIEITSRYKGKISQILHVPGSIVKVGETLLKIGVDEILDPTETSDASEKMISLESDFSGTSDISSVPAETKMGGVLSTPAVRNLAKQYSLDINDVPATGKGGRILKEDVINYAMQKGLINGAPACEQQNLSEVSPPIGGGYEDKTLQLRGYQRAMVKSMTLAAKIPHFHYVEEINCDALVELKTSFKNETSDPEIKHTFLPVLIKSLSMALTTHPMLNSRFSEESYEVILKGSHNIGIAMATPNGLVVPNIKNVQSLSILEITKELSRLLNCAKINKLSSDDVSGGTITLSNIGGIGGKFGSPLVNSPEVAIIAMGRIQKIPHFAEDGNVCPASVMTINIGADHRVLDGATVARFCNDWKKFVEKPDLLLLHTR, encoded by the exons ATGATTTGCCGGAAAATTTATCAGGGCAAGCTCCCCAATTCCGTCCTCCGGCAGACCATTTTCCGGTGGTTTCAGTCTTCTGTTGAAACTCCGGTGACGCCTGTTACTTCGACTGTATCTAGTGGCAAGAGAATTCAGTCTCAACTTCACTTTCTTAGAATCTATACGCCGCCGTTTTGCTCATATACTAAG TCAAATGCTTCATTTACTCTAAGAGGGTGTGGTTTTTCAACTCAAGCTGCGTTGGATATTCCTGTTGATGGGATAATTGATATACCTCTGGCGCAAACTGGTGAAGGCATTGCGGAATGTGAACTTATCAAATGGTTTGTTCAGGAG ggGGACCAGGTCGAAGAATTCCAACCTCTTTGTGAAGTTCAGAGTGACAAGGCAACGATTGAAATAACAAGTCGTTACAAGggaaaaatttctcaaattcttCATGTTCCTGGTAGCATCGTAAAG GTTGGAGAAACACTTTTGAAGATCGGCGTTGATGAAATTCTTGATCCTACTGAGACTTCTGATGCTTCAGAAAAGATGATATCGCTGGAATCTGATTTCAGTGGCACAAGTGACATCAGCTCTGTGCCTGCAGAAACCAAGATGGGGGGAGTGTTATCCACACCTGCTGTCCGCAACCTTGCAAAGCAATATAGTTTGGACATAAATGATGTTCCTGCAACTGGGAAAGGTGGAAGGATACTTAAAGAGGACGTGATAAATTATGCAATGCAAAAAGGACTAATTAATGGAGCACCAGCATGTGAACAACAAAACCTGTCAGAGGTTTCACCTCCCATTGGAGGGGGATATGAAGATAAGACGCTTCAGCTAAG GGGTTATCAGCGTGCCATGGTTAAGTCAATGACATTAGCTGCAAAAATTCCACATTTTCATTATGTCGAAGAGATAAATTGTGATGCACTTGTGGAGCTCAAAACATCATTCAAGAATGAGACTTCTGATCCGGAGATCAAGCACACTTTCCTTCCCGTCCTCATAAAATCACTTTCGATGGCTTTAACTACACATCCAATGCTAAATAGTCGCTTCAGTGAGGAATCCTATGAGGTTATCCTAAAAG GGTCGCACAACATTGGAATAGCAATGGCTACTCCAAATGGTTTGGTTGTACCAAACATAAAAAATGTTCAGTCTCTCTCAATCTTGGAG ATAACAAAGGAACTGTCACGGCTACTGAATTGTGCTAAGATAAACAAGCTTAGTTCGGATGATGTATCAGGGGGAACTATTACTCTAAGCAATATTGGAGGAATTGGTGGAAAGTTTGGTTCCCCACTTGTAAATTCACCTGAAGTTGCCATCATAGCAATGGGCCGGATCCAGAAAATTCCACACTTTGCTGAAGATGGGAATGTATGTCCTGCATCAGTCATGACG ATAAATATAGGTGCAGATCATAGAGTTCTTGATGGAGCAACTGTTGCAAGGTTCTGTAACGACTGGAAAAAGTTTGTGGAAAAGCCAGACCTCCTATTGTTGCATACAAGATAA